One part of the Pandoraea faecigallinarum genome encodes these proteins:
- the phnL gene encoding phosphonate C-P lyase system protein PhnL — MLRAQGLHKTFRLHAQGGVAIPALEGVDLTVRRGECVALVGPSGSGKSTLLRCLYGNYLVGEGRIEIRHDATRTGRGGRWVDLSAASAREVLAVRRTTLGYVSQFLRVIPRVSTLDIVAEPLRRLGHGDAEAARRARDLLARLNIPERLWTLAPATFSGGEQQRINIARGLIATAPVLLLDEPTASLDAHNRAVVAQLIAEARAAGSAIVGIFHDEATRDEVATRTLAMRPVLRPAH; from the coding sequence ATGCTGCGCGCTCAGGGCCTGCACAAGACTTTCCGTCTGCACGCGCAGGGCGGCGTGGCCATTCCGGCACTCGAAGGTGTCGATCTGACGGTACGGCGCGGCGAGTGCGTTGCGCTCGTCGGCCCCTCGGGCTCGGGCAAGAGTACGCTGCTGCGCTGCCTCTACGGCAACTACCTCGTGGGTGAGGGACGCATCGAGATTCGCCACGACGCCACCCGGACCGGACGCGGCGGGCGCTGGGTCGACCTGAGCGCCGCGAGCGCGCGCGAAGTGCTCGCCGTGCGCCGCACCACACTCGGCTACGTCAGCCAGTTCCTGCGCGTGATCCCGCGCGTGAGCACGCTGGACATCGTGGCGGAGCCGCTGCGCCGGTTGGGGCATGGCGACGCCGAGGCTGCCAGGCGCGCGCGCGACCTGCTGGCACGGCTGAACATTCCCGAACGTCTCTGGACGCTCGCACCGGCGACGTTCTCCGGTGGCGAGCAACAGCGCATCAACATCGCACGCGGGCTGATCGCCACCGCCCCCGTGCTGCTGCTCGACGAGCCGACGGCGTCGCTCGACGCGCACAACCGCGCCGTGGTCGCGCAACTGATTGCCGAAGCCCGTGCCGCGGGCAGCGCCATCGTCGGCATCTTCCACGACGAGGCCACCCGCGACGAAGTGGCGACGCGCACGCTCGCGATGCGCCCCGTGCTTCGTCCCGCTCATTGA
- the phnG gene encoding phosphonate C-P lyase system protein PhnG: protein MRITSSDTTRDEDGAARQTRPERARWLALLARATRDELDDAIAHCPDAPPFVWLRAPQTGLVMVQGRVGGSGERFNLGETTVTRCTLRQQDGVIGTGYVLGRDSERAVRVARLDALMQMPLYRSALAAGALATISQRLTAAAEQRDADTAASRVEFFTMVREA, encoded by the coding sequence ATGCGAATCACATCTTCCGACACTACGCGTGACGAGGACGGCGCTGCCCGGCAGACGCGGCCCGAGCGTGCCAGGTGGCTGGCGTTGCTTGCGCGCGCCACCCGCGACGAACTCGACGACGCCATCGCCCATTGTCCCGACGCGCCACCCTTCGTCTGGCTGCGCGCGCCGCAGACCGGCCTCGTGATGGTGCAGGGCCGCGTGGGCGGCAGCGGCGAGCGTTTCAACCTCGGCGAGACGACCGTCACGCGCTGCACCCTGCGACAGCAGGACGGCGTGATAGGCACCGGCTACGTGCTCGGACGCGACAGCGAGCGCGCCGTGCGCGTGGCGCGTCTGGATGCCCTCATGCAGATGCCGCTGTACCGCAGCGCGCTCGCCGCCGGTGCGCTCGCCACGATCTCGCAACGCCTGACGGCTGCCGCCGAGCAGCGTGACGCCGACACGGCCGCGAGCCGCGTCGAGTTCTTCACCATGGTCCGGGAGGCCTGA
- the phnC gene encoding phosphonate ABC transporter ATP-binding protein, whose protein sequence is MDEAIRIERLTKTFGSGRRALDEVGLKVMPGEMVALIGASGSGKSTLMRHIAGFVAADQQPGSIEILGRPIQRDGRIVREVRQIRRDIGFVFQQFNLVGRLPVITNVLTGLLARVPLWRSLMFRFTSAERQAALGALAEVGIADLAFQRASTLSGGQQQRAALARTLVQGAKIILADEPIASLDPESARKVMDMLARMNRDHKLTVVVSLHQVDVAMRYCVRTVALHQGRVVYDGPSSALTPDLLRRLYGVQASELLNESSDAPEGATGDANAKPAGAEAPFLTSMSLSLT, encoded by the coding sequence GTGGACGAAGCGATTCGAATCGAGCGACTGACCAAGACTTTCGGAAGCGGGCGCCGTGCGCTCGACGAAGTGGGGCTCAAAGTCATGCCGGGCGAAATGGTGGCCCTCATCGGGGCGTCGGGCTCGGGCAAATCGACGCTGATGCGTCATATCGCCGGCTTTGTCGCGGCCGACCAGCAGCCGGGCAGCATCGAGATTCTCGGCCGTCCGATTCAGCGCGATGGGCGCATCGTGCGCGAAGTGCGCCAGATCCGTCGCGATATCGGGTTCGTCTTCCAGCAATTCAACCTCGTCGGGCGTTTGCCGGTCATCACCAACGTGTTGACGGGGCTGCTCGCTCGTGTGCCGCTGTGGCGCAGCCTCATGTTTCGCTTCACGTCGGCGGAGCGTCAGGCTGCACTGGGCGCGCTGGCCGAAGTCGGTATCGCCGATCTGGCGTTTCAGCGCGCGAGCACGCTCTCGGGCGGTCAGCAGCAGCGTGCGGCACTGGCGCGCACGCTCGTGCAGGGGGCCAAGATCATTCTCGCGGACGAGCCGATTGCCTCGCTCGATCCCGAGTCCGCACGCAAGGTAATGGACATGCTCGCGCGCATGAATCGCGATCACAAGCTCACGGTCGTCGTCTCGTTGCATCAGGTGGACGTCGCCATGCGCTATTGCGTTCGCACGGTGGCGTTGCATCAGGGCCGTGTGGTGTACGACGGCCCGTCCTCGGCGCTCACGCCGGACTTGCTGCGCCGTTTGTATGGCGTGCAGGCGAGTGAGTTGCTGAACGAATCGTCCGACGCGCCGGAAGGGGCGACGGGGGACGCCAACGCGAAGCCGGCCGGGGCCGAAGCGCCGTTCCTCACCTCGATGTCCCTCAGCCTCACGTGA
- the phnK gene encoding phosphonate C-P lyase system protein PhnK translates to MDAPLLRVTGLGKHYGERVGCADVTFDLWPGEVVCVVGESGSGKSTLLNALALRHEIDAGSLHYRGIDGTLHDLSALDEAHRRRLLRTEWGFVEQNPRDGLRMNVSAGGNIGDRLMAVGARHFGDIREKARHWMAQVELDPARVDEMPGAFSGGMQQRLQIARNLVTEPRLVFMDEPTAGLDVSVQARLLDLLRSLVERLHLAAIIVTHDIGVARLIAHRLIVMQAGRVVETGLTDQVLDDPQHPYTQLLVSSVLPV, encoded by the coding sequence ATGGACGCACCGCTGCTGCGCGTCACGGGCCTTGGCAAGCATTACGGCGAGCGGGTCGGCTGTGCCGACGTGACGTTCGATCTCTGGCCCGGCGAAGTGGTGTGTGTCGTGGGCGAATCCGGGTCGGGCAAGTCGACGTTGCTCAACGCGCTGGCCCTGCGTCACGAGATCGATGCCGGCTCCCTCCACTATCGCGGCATCGACGGCACGCTGCACGACCTGAGCGCACTCGACGAAGCGCACAGGCGCCGCCTGCTGCGCACCGAGTGGGGATTCGTCGAACAGAACCCGCGCGACGGACTGCGCATGAACGTATCCGCCGGAGGCAATATCGGGGACCGGCTGATGGCGGTCGGGGCGCGTCACTTCGGAGACATTCGCGAGAAGGCGCGTCACTGGATGGCACAGGTCGAACTCGACCCCGCGCGGGTGGACGAGATGCCCGGCGCGTTCTCCGGCGGCATGCAGCAGCGTCTGCAAATTGCGCGAAATCTGGTGACGGAACCGCGGCTGGTGTTCATGGACGAGCCGACCGCCGGTCTCGACGTGTCGGTGCAGGCACGCCTGCTCGATCTGCTGCGCTCGCTGGTGGAGCGCCTTCATCTGGCCGCCATCATCGTCACGCACGATATCGGGGTGGCGCGTCTCATCGCCCATCGTCTGATCGTGATGCAGGCGGGGCGCGTGGTCGAGACCGGGCTCACCGATCAGGTACTCGACGATCCGCAACATCCTTACACGCAATTGCTGGTTTCCTCGGTGCTGCCCGTATGA
- the phnH gene encoding phosphonate C-P lyase system protein PhnH gives MSTARMPDWSALQPGFADPVHDAQGVFRAVLDALARPGQLRSVGKRLAHSAEASVAARATLLALTDATTPVWLQAPLTEVSSALRFHTGAPLLGGEAELATAQFALLTDPARCPALERFAFGTAGSPEHSTTLIVDVPTLAEGHAGDGGLRLRLRGPGIETHADVTVGALDAGFWQARAALAPRFPAGLDLLIAAGDSVLGLPRTTHVEVC, from the coding sequence ATGTCGACGGCACGGATGCCTGACTGGTCGGCGTTGCAACCCGGTTTCGCCGATCCGGTCCACGACGCCCAGGGCGTCTTTCGCGCGGTGCTCGATGCGCTCGCGCGCCCAGGCCAACTGCGCAGCGTCGGCAAACGCCTCGCGCACAGCGCCGAAGCGAGCGTAGCCGCGCGCGCCACGCTCCTCGCGCTGACCGACGCCACCACGCCAGTATGGCTGCAAGCGCCGCTCACCGAAGTATCGAGCGCGCTGCGCTTTCACACCGGTGCGCCGCTGCTCGGTGGCGAAGCCGAACTCGCGACGGCGCAGTTTGCACTGCTCACCGATCCCGCCCGCTGCCCGGCGCTCGAGCGCTTCGCGTTCGGGACTGCCGGGTCGCCGGAACACAGCACCACGTTGATCGTCGATGTGCCCACCCTTGCCGAAGGCCACGCGGGTGACGGCGGACTGCGTCTGCGTCTGCGCGGCCCAGGCATCGAGACGCACGCGGACGTCACGGTCGGCGCGCTTGACGCCGGCTTCTGGCAGGCGCGCGCCGCACTCGCGCCGCGCTTTCCGGCCGGCCTCGATTTATTGATCGCCGCAGGCGACTCGGTGCTCGGGCTGCCGCGCACCACGCACGTGGAGGTTTGCTGA
- a CDS encoding alpha-D-ribose 1-methylphosphonate 5-phosphate C-P-lyase PhnJ: MNDAATWQDTPHPAAPGATTADGYNFAFLDEHTKRMIRRSLLKAVAIPGYQVPFGSREMPLPYGWGTGGIQVTAAVIGAGDRLKVIDQGADDTTNAVNIRRFFARTAGVATTTKTTQASVIQTRHRIPEAALTDGQILVYQVPMPEPMYRLEPRIAESRKLHALGEYGLMRVRLYEDIVRHGAIATTYDYPVIVNGRYLMSPSPIPKFDNPKMHMNPALQLFGAGRERRLYAIPPYTPVQSLDFDDHPFEIQKWDAHCALCGATESFLDEVITDDEGTRMYVCSDSDYCGERASAGMTGVAHAPVRTPARVPAHATTHVTTAAPARAPGERT, from the coding sequence ATGAACGACGCCGCCACATGGCAGGACACGCCCCACCCCGCAGCGCCCGGCGCGACGACGGCAGACGGCTACAACTTCGCCTTTCTCGACGAGCACACCAAGCGCATGATTCGACGCAGCCTGCTCAAGGCGGTCGCGATTCCCGGCTATCAGGTGCCGTTCGGCAGCCGCGAAATGCCGCTGCCCTATGGCTGGGGCACAGGCGGCATTCAGGTCACCGCCGCCGTGATCGGTGCCGGCGACAGGCTCAAGGTCATCGACCAGGGCGCGGACGACACGACCAACGCCGTGAACATTCGCCGTTTCTTCGCGCGCACGGCCGGGGTCGCCACCACCACGAAGACGACGCAGGCGAGCGTTATCCAGACACGTCACCGCATACCCGAAGCGGCGCTCACCGACGGCCAGATCCTAGTCTACCAGGTGCCGATGCCCGAGCCGATGTATCGCCTGGAGCCGCGCATCGCGGAGTCGCGCAAGCTGCACGCGCTCGGTGAGTACGGCCTCATGCGCGTGCGTCTGTACGAAGACATCGTGCGTCACGGCGCCATCGCCACGACCTACGACTACCCCGTCATCGTGAACGGGCGTTATCTGATGTCGCCCTCACCGATTCCGAAATTCGACAATCCCAAGATGCATATGAACCCGGCGCTGCAACTCTTCGGCGCGGGACGCGAACGACGTCTCTATGCCATACCGCCGTACACGCCGGTGCAGAGCCTCGACTTCGACGATCATCCGTTCGAGATCCAGAAGTGGGACGCCCATTGCGCGCTGTGCGGCGCGACCGAGAGCTTTCTCGACGAAGTCATCACCGACGACGAAGGCACGCGCATGTATGTGTGCTCGGACAGCGACTACTGCGGCGAGCGCGCCTCGGCCGGCATGACCGGCGTGGCGCACGCACCGGTGCGTACGCCTGCTCGCGTACCGGCGCATGCAACGACTCATGTAACGACTGCAGCGCCCGCTCGGGCACCCGGGGAGCGCACATGA
- the phnD gene encoding phosphonate ABC transporter substrate-binding protein has translation MKLWKSLLAGAAMIASVAAAHAQEINFGIISTDSSAALRQRWQPLIDDMEKQTGLKVTPFFATDYAGVIEGMRFNKVQLAWMGNKGAMEAVDRSQGEVFAKIIYADGTEGYYSLLISNASSPYKTLDDVIKNGKKINFGLGDPTSTSGTLVPGYYVFAKHNIDPRTYFKTARSSNHGANLMAVINNQVDVATNNTEELNKLEATQPEKAKLVHVIWKSPLIPSDPLLWRKDLPDGTKKKIRDFFLAYGKDAHEKEVLKNIYNYGGFRASSDAQLLPIRQLELFKQKVQLEQDANVDAAKKKTQLAELDSKLAALDKELSKTK, from the coding sequence ATGAAACTGTGGAAATCCCTGCTGGCCGGCGCGGCCATGATCGCCTCGGTCGCGGCGGCACACGCGCAGGAAATCAATTTCGGCATCATCTCGACGGACTCCAGCGCGGCACTGCGTCAGCGCTGGCAGCCCCTGATCGACGACATGGAGAAGCAGACCGGACTGAAGGTCACGCCGTTCTTCGCCACCGACTACGCCGGCGTGATCGAAGGCATGCGCTTTAACAAGGTCCAGTTGGCATGGATGGGCAATAAGGGCGCGATGGAAGCGGTCGATCGCTCGCAGGGCGAAGTCTTCGCGAAGATCATCTACGCCGATGGCACCGAAGGTTACTACTCGTTGCTGATCTCGAACGCATCGAGCCCATACAAGACGCTCGACGACGTGATCAAAAACGGCAAGAAGATCAACTTCGGTCTGGGCGATCCGACCTCGACGTCGGGCACGCTGGTGCCGGGCTACTACGTGTTCGCGAAGCACAACATCGATCCGCGCACGTACTTCAAGACGGCCCGCAGTTCGAACCATGGCGCCAATCTGATGGCGGTCATCAACAATCAGGTGGATGTCGCGACCAACAACACCGAAGAACTGAACAAGCTCGAAGCGACGCAGCCCGAGAAGGCCAAGCTCGTGCACGTGATCTGGAAATCGCCGCTGATTCCGTCGGATCCGCTGCTGTGGCGCAAGGACCTGCCGGACGGCACGAAGAAGAAGATTCGCGACTTCTTCCTTGCCTATGGTAAGGACGCGCACGAGAAGGAAGTGCTCAAGAACATCTACAACTACGGCGGCTTCCGTGCGTCGTCGGATGCTCAGCTTCTCCCGATCCGTCAGCTCGAACTGTTCAAGCAGAAGGTGCAGCTCGAACAGGACGCCAACGTCGATGCCGCCAAGAAGAAGACGCAACTGGCCGAGCTCGACAGCAAGCTCGCAGCGCTCGACAAGGAACTGAGCAAGACCAAGTAA
- a CDS encoding alpha-D-ribose 1-methylphosphonate 5-triphosphate diphosphatase, producing MLIKNARIVTPDTTFHGVVEVREGLIYAVEEGTTQAAEAIDWEGDYLVPGLVELHTDNLEKHLAPRPGVYWNTHAAFAIHDAQIAAAGITTVFDSLVIGERDASGLRSRKVQVECGQALLDTIAAGLFRADHFLHLRCEIATQDAADTFADMCDHPLLRLVSVMDHTPGQRQWHDPVLHRQYHERNGKVPDAQWDAMLADLKAQQEKYAIAHRRTIVAMSRERGLPLASHDDTSLEHVEEAGRDGVALSEFPTTLVAARAAHDKSIGVIMGAPNVVRGGSHSGNVAAAELAREDVLDILSSDYVPASLLQAAFQLHNDHAAHGWTLSKAMRTVSWNPAQSVGLTDRGGIRPGLRADMVRVAVRPGMPPIPRETYMTGQRIA from the coding sequence ATGCTTATCAAGAACGCTCGCATCGTCACGCCCGACACGACCTTCCACGGCGTGGTCGAAGTGCGCGAAGGCCTCATTTACGCCGTGGAGGAAGGCACGACGCAAGCGGCCGAGGCCATCGACTGGGAGGGCGACTATCTGGTGCCGGGCCTGGTGGAGCTGCATACCGACAATCTGGAGAAGCACCTCGCGCCGCGTCCGGGCGTGTACTGGAATACGCACGCCGCTTTCGCGATCCACGACGCGCAGATCGCCGCCGCCGGCATCACGACCGTGTTCGACTCGCTGGTGATTGGCGAGCGTGACGCGTCCGGCCTGCGCAGCCGCAAAGTGCAGGTCGAGTGCGGGCAGGCGCTGCTCGACACCATTGCGGCCGGTCTTTTCCGTGCGGACCACTTCCTGCATCTGCGCTGTGAAATCGCGACGCAGGACGCCGCCGATACGTTTGCCGACATGTGCGATCACCCGCTGCTGCGTCTCGTATCGGTGATGGATCACACGCCGGGACAACGTCAGTGGCACGACCCGGTGCTGCACCGTCAATACCATGAGCGCAACGGCAAGGTGCCGGACGCGCAGTGGGACGCCATGCTCGCGGACCTGAAAGCACAGCAGGAGAAGTACGCCATTGCGCATCGTCGCACCATCGTCGCGATGAGCCGCGAGCGTGGTCTGCCGCTCGCGAGTCACGACGACACATCGCTCGAACATGTGGAAGAAGCCGGGCGTGACGGCGTCGCACTGTCCGAATTTCCGACGACGCTCGTTGCCGCGCGCGCGGCGCACGACAAGTCGATCGGCGTCATCATGGGTGCGCCGAACGTGGTGCGCGGCGGCTCGCACTCGGGTAATGTGGCGGCAGCGGAACTCGCGCGAGAGGATGTGCTGGACATTCTGTCGTCGGATTACGTGCCGGCGAGCCTGTTGCAAGCGGCGTTCCAGTTGCACAACGATCACGCGGCGCACGGCTGGACGCTGTCGAAGGCCATGCGCACGGTGTCGTGGAATCCGGCGCAGTCGGTGGGTCTGACCGATCGCGGCGGCATCCGGCCGGGCCTGCGTGCCGATATGGTGCGCGTTGCCGTACGCCCCGGCATGCCGCCCATTCCGCGCGAAACGTATATGACGGGACAGCGCATCGCCTGA
- a CDS encoding DeoR/GlpR family DNA-binding transcription regulator: MLAEQRQQYVLEQLAKTGALAISDLVRELGVSRETVRRDLNTLAARGLLLMTHGGALAADRSEPDWTLRENVNAVGKRAIGVRAAELVPDGASVIIDYGTTTRAVAQALLSKHRLRIYTNDWQIARLLGRHHDNRVTLLGGELQDNEDAVQGWDAINQIAQYHADFAFIGVGGVTEDGSITDFNRAAAELRARMLLCANVSAVVADHTKFGRVTPVRIRHFEAARYLISDAAPHKSMLAQLRARGPELLIA, from the coding sequence ATGCTTGCCGAACAACGCCAACAATACGTGCTCGAACAACTTGCCAAGACCGGGGCGCTGGCGATCAGCGATCTGGTACGGGAGCTGGGTGTCTCGCGCGAGACCGTGCGACGCGACCTCAATACGCTTGCCGCTCGCGGGCTACTGCTCATGACGCACGGCGGGGCGCTGGCGGCCGATCGCAGCGAGCCCGACTGGACGCTGCGCGAGAATGTCAACGCCGTGGGCAAGCGCGCCATCGGCGTGCGCGCCGCGGAACTGGTGCCTGATGGCGCGTCGGTCATCATCGATTACGGCACGACCACGCGCGCGGTTGCGCAGGCCTTGCTCTCCAAGCATCGTTTGCGCATCTATACGAACGACTGGCAGATCGCGCGCCTGCTGGGGCGGCATCACGATAACCGGGTAACGCTGCTCGGTGGTGAGTTGCAGGACAACGAAGACGCCGTGCAAGGCTGGGACGCGATCAACCAGATTGCGCAATACCATGCGGATTTCGCTTTCATCGGGGTGGGCGGCGTGACGGAGGACGGCAGCATCACCGACTTCAACCGCGCGGCTGCCGAGTTGCGTGCGCGCATGCTGCTGTGCGCGAACGTCTCGGCCGTCGTCGCCGATCACACCAAGTTCGGTCGCGTGACACCCGTGCGTATCCGGCACTTCGAGGCTGCGCGCTATCTCATCAGCGACGCCGCGCCGCATAAGAGCATGCTCGCCCAACTGCGTGCGCGCGGCCCCGAACTGCTGATTGCCTGA
- the phnE gene encoding phosphonate ABC transporter, permease protein PhnE: MNTSASITANDRLPGEPPKRSWLSLFGWGIFFLVLVWSWGGADMRPLDLIRDSGNMSQFAHDFFPPDFREWRVYVHEMIVTIHIAVWGTVLAVLCSIPMGLLSASNMVPAWVYQPVRRVMDACRAINEMVFAMLFIVAVGLGPFAGVLALWVHTTGTLSKLFAEAVEAIDPRPVEGVRATGARAIDEILYGVLPQVMPLWISYTLYRFESNVRSASVVGMVGAGGIGVVLYEVIRSFQYAQTCAVMVIMVIVVTCIDVFSARVRKMVI; this comes from the coding sequence ATGAACACCAGCGCATCCATTACAGCCAACGACCGACTGCCGGGCGAGCCGCCCAAACGTTCGTGGCTTTCCCTGTTCGGTTGGGGCATCTTCTTTCTGGTCCTGGTGTGGTCGTGGGGCGGTGCCGACATGCGTCCGCTCGATCTGATTCGCGACTCCGGCAACATGAGCCAGTTCGCGCACGACTTCTTTCCTCCTGACTTTCGCGAATGGCGGGTGTACGTCCACGAAATGATCGTGACGATCCACATCGCCGTGTGGGGCACGGTGCTTGCGGTGCTGTGCTCGATTCCGATGGGGCTGCTGTCCGCGTCGAACATGGTGCCGGCATGGGTGTATCAGCCGGTGCGTCGCGTGATGGACGCCTGCCGCGCGATCAACGAAATGGTCTTCGCGATGCTCTTCATCGTCGCGGTGGGGCTTGGCCCGTTCGCTGGTGTTCTTGCGCTGTGGGTGCATACGACGGGCACGCTCTCGAAGCTGTTCGCCGAGGCGGTCGAAGCGATCGATCCGCGTCCGGTCGAAGGCGTGCGCGCCACGGGGGCGCGCGCCATCGACGAAATTCTGTACGGCGTGCTGCCGCAGGTCATGCCGCTGTGGATTTCGTACACGCTGTACCGTTTCGAGTCGAACGTGCGTTCGGCGTCGGTGGTCGGCATGGTCGGCGCCGGCGGGATCGGCGTGGTGCTCTACGAAGTGATTCGCAGCTTCCAGTACGCGCAGACGTGCGCCGTCATGGTCATCATGGTGATTGTGGTGACGTGCATCGACGTCTTCTCCGCACGCGTGCGCAAGATGGTGATCTGA
- a CDS encoding carbon-phosphorus lyase complex subunit PhnI, with amino-acid sequence MYVAVKGGERAIEQSWDLLARARRGNPDIPALTVTQIREQMRLAVSRVMSEGALYDETLAALAIKQAAGDLVEAIFLLRAYRTTLPRLGTTRPIDTAEMRLSRRISATFKDVPGGQVLGATYDYTQRLLDFALLAEGEMPGTALPGEMRGTAGGTGAASAARTAVDVATDTAKQTADAAPSASEASAPDVPDVPDVPPIAATTRVTDIMKRDGLLEALCTDSSDPEPHDLVHSPLFTPASRTARLQNLARGDEGFLLALGYSTQRGYGNDHPFAGEIRIGQVRIEIEPEELGFAIDIGEIAVTECQMVTQFGGNRQTPPQFTQGYGLAFGHNERKAMAMSLVDRALRTKELGDEANSPAQQQEFVLYHSDNVEASGFVQHLKLPHYVDFQSELELVRRLRAEHAAKYGMQPEGDAVAPAVRTTQEAA; translated from the coding sequence ATGTACGTCGCAGTCAAAGGTGGCGAGCGCGCCATCGAACAATCGTGGGATCTGCTCGCCAGGGCGCGACGCGGCAATCCCGATATCCCTGCGCTGACCGTGACCCAGATCCGGGAACAGATGCGTCTGGCCGTCTCGCGCGTGATGAGCGAAGGCGCGTTGTACGACGAAACGCTTGCCGCGCTGGCGATCAAGCAGGCAGCGGGCGATCTCGTCGAGGCGATCTTCCTGCTGCGTGCCTATCGCACGACGCTGCCACGGCTGGGCACCACCCGGCCCATCGATACGGCGGAGATGCGTCTGTCGCGCCGCATCTCCGCGACATTCAAGGACGTGCCGGGCGGTCAGGTGCTTGGCGCCACGTACGACTACACGCAACGCCTGCTCGACTTCGCCCTGCTGGCCGAGGGTGAGATGCCGGGGACGGCGCTCCCGGGCGAGATGCGCGGTACGGCCGGCGGAACGGGAGCTGCCTCGGCGGCGCGGACGGCGGTGGACGTTGCGACCGACACCGCGAAGCAGACAGCAGACGCGGCACCGTCCGCGAGCGAGGCCAGCGCCCCGGACGTTCCCGACGTTCCCGACGTTCCGCCCATTGCCGCTACCACGCGCGTGACCGACATCATGAAGCGCGACGGCCTGCTCGAAGCGCTGTGCACCGACAGCAGCGATCCCGAACCGCACGACCTCGTGCACTCGCCGCTCTTCACACCAGCTTCGCGCACCGCCCGCCTGCAAAACCTCGCCCGCGGCGACGAGGGTTTCCTGCTGGCGCTCGGTTATTCGACGCAACGCGGTTACGGCAACGACCACCCCTTTGCCGGCGAGATCCGCATCGGGCAGGTGCGCATCGAAATCGAACCCGAAGAACTCGGCTTCGCCATCGACATCGGCGAGATCGCCGTGACGGAATGCCAGATGGTCACGCAGTTCGGTGGCAATCGGCAGACGCCGCCGCAGTTCACACAGGGCTACGGACTGGCCTTCGGTCACAACGAACGCAAGGCGATGGCCATGTCGCTGGTCGACCGTGCGCTGCGCACGAAGGAACTGGGCGACGAAGCCAACTCGCCTGCCCAGCAACAGGAATTCGTGCTGTACCACAGCGACAACGTGGAAGCCTCGGGCTTCGTGCAGCACCTGAAGCTGCCGCACTACGTCGACTTCCAGTCCGAGCTGGAACTGGTGCGCCGTCTGCGCGCGGAGCACGCCGCGAAATACGGAATGCAGCCCGAAGGCGATGCCGTCGCGCCTGCTGTCCGGACCACTCAGGAGGCCGCATGA
- the phnF gene encoding phosphonate metabolism transcriptional regulator PhnF, with protein sequence MTAQLERGAGVAVWRQIAQILATEIGERRYGEGLPDDRLPSETELAQRFGVNRHTVRRAILGLAEQGLVNVEHGRGTFVQAAAIGYVIGRRTRFTENLSQNNLKTAQRIVSAHKVKAEGSVAQALGLRAGAFVYRVELARRSLDAQGIELPLAYSENWFSASRFPDFPDVFEQHETISAALAVFGVKDYTRRESRIGARMPDADIARHLGINRQQPVLSVESTDVDEAGKPIKYGIAYFPADRMQLVVQGEAQ encoded by the coding sequence ATGACAGCGCAACTCGAACGTGGCGCCGGCGTTGCGGTCTGGCGGCAAATTGCGCAGATTCTGGCGACGGAGATCGGTGAACGACGCTATGGCGAAGGCCTGCCGGACGATCGTCTGCCGAGCGAGACGGAGCTTGCGCAGCGTTTCGGCGTCAACCGCCACACCGTGCGCCGCGCGATTCTCGGACTTGCCGAGCAGGGCCTCGTGAACGTCGAGCATGGCCGCGGCACGTTCGTGCAGGCCGCAGCCATCGGCTACGTGATCGGGCGCCGTACCCGTTTCACCGAAAACCTCTCGCAGAACAATCTGAAGACGGCGCAGCGGATCGTCTCGGCCCATAAGGTCAAGGCGGAAGGCAGCGTCGCGCAGGCGCTCGGACTACGCGCGGGGGCATTCGTCTATCGCGTCGAACTGGCGCGTCGCAGTCTCGACGCCCAAGGCATCGAGTTGCCGCTGGCCTACAGCGAGAACTGGTTCTCCGCATCGCGCTTTCCCGACTTTCCCGACGTCTTCGAGCAGCACGAAACCATCAGTGCCGCGCTCGCCGTGTTCGGCGTGAAGGATTACACGCGTCGGGAAAGCCGCATTGGCGCACGCATGCCCGATGCCGACATTGCGCGTCATCTCGGGATCAATCGTCAGCAACCGGTGCTGAGTGTGGAGAGTACCGATGTGGACGAGGCGGGCAAGCCGATCAAGTACGGTATCGCCTATTTCCCGGCCGATCGCATGCAACTCGTGGTGCAGGGGGAAGCGCAATGA